The DNA segment CGGCAGTGCCTGGGCGGCCACGCCCGCGACCGTGCCCGGGTCGCGCTTGACGTTGCCGCCGCTGGTCGACGACGAGACGGTCGTCGAGCCGTTGCTGTCGTTGTTCTTGGCCAGCGTGTAGCCGAGGCCGCCACCCAGGCCGCCCGCGACCAGCGCGGCCAGCAGGACTGTGGCGATCAGGCGGCCACGCCTGCCACCCTTCTTCGGTGCCGGCGGCTGCTGGTACGAAGAGCCCCAGCCGCCCGCGCCGTGACCGGCGCCACCGTCGTACGACGGGGTGCCCGACGCCGGGGGCGGGGGCCAGGAGGCGTCGGGCGGGGAGGAGACTCCCGACGGAGAGCCGGCCTGGGGCTGGTTCTGGGCGCCATGGCCTCCCTGAGCGGTATGTCCGGCCGGCTCGCCGTATCCGCCGCGGTCGCCGCCACCGTGTGCCGGGTACTGCGACGAGCCGTGGCCCTGTGCCGCCCCCGGCACGTTCGGCGGGACGGGGGGCAGGGGGGTCGTCGGGCTGCCCCCGTCCGGAGCCTGGTGCTCCGGATGCGCCTGAGCAGCACGAGCGTCCACCGGCGTGGGCGGTACGGGCGGGGCCGGGGGTACCGGTACGCCCTCGCTTGTGCCCTCGTTCTCGGTGCTCACAGCTCTCTCCTCGATCCACGGCTGTTGTTCCAGGTCGCACTCGGTCACGCTCATTCACGCTCGTTCACGCATGTCGACGAGTCCGGCGCGCTTCAGCTGTGCGTATCTCTTTGTATGCCGTCAGCTTTTCCCATGGGCCGTCAGGGCACCATAAGCCGTTCCTGTGGGTGCGAGGCCCTTCCTTATACAAGGCATTACTCACCAAGGGTGCATCATCCCCATACCTCCGGCCCATGCCCCCGATCAGACCGTCGCGTCGACCCGCCCATCGACACCCAGGCGACCGCACCGGCACCCCCCGTGCGATGGCACCATGACGCGGTGACCCATGCACGTCAACGTCCGATCCAGGTCGTCGCCCACCGCGGAGCCTCCGAGGACGCCCCCGAGCACACCCTGGCCGCGTACCGCAAGGCGATCGAGGACGGCGCGGACGCGCTCGAATGTGATGTACGCCTGACCGCGGACGGTCATCTCGTCTGCGTTCACGACCGCCGTGTCAACCGTACGTCCAACGGCCGCGGTGCGGTGTCGGCACTGGAGCTCTCCGATCTGTCCACCCTGGACTTCGGCTCCTGGAAGACGCGCGACCCACTCGGGGGACGGGTCGAGGAGCCCGACTGGGAGCACAGGCCGGAGGACAGGGAGGCGACCTCCGTCCTCACCCTGGAGCGGCTGCTGGAGCTGGTCGCCGATGCCGACCGCCGGGTGGAGTTGGCGATCGAGACCAAGCACCCCACGCGGTGGGCGGGACAGGTGGAGGAGCGGCTGCTGCTCCTGCTGAAGAGGTTCGGCCTGGACGACCCCGGCTCCCCCGAGGAGTCACCGGTACGCGTGATGAGCTTCTCCCCGCGGTCGCTGCATCGTGTGCGCGCCGTCTCACCCACCCTGCCGACGGTCCATCTCATGCAGTTCGTCTCGCCCCGGCTGCGCGAGGGGCGGCTGCCGGAAGGGGTGCCGATCGCGGGCCCCTCGATCCGGATCGTCCGCAGCCACCCCGCGTACGTCGAGCGCCTGAAGCAGTCCGGCCACCAGGTGCACGTGTGGACCGTGAACGATCCCCAGGACGTGGACGCCTGCGTCGGCCTCGGGGTCGATGCCATCATCACCAACCGCCCCCGCGCGGTGCTCGACCAGCTCGACCGCTGAGCGACACGGGACGGATCGACCAAGCGGTCCGTGCGGTCCGTGCGGTCCGTGCGGTCCGTGCGGTCCGCGGTGCCCGCGCTGTCCATGTTGCCCGTGCGGGGCTCTTGACCGCGGACCCCCTCTCACTCCATCCTCACATCTCGGCCACATCGACGAAATCCAGCCACTCGATTGCGGAGAGTGCTCCGGCGCATTCGGTAAGCGCTCGGTTGTTTCGAGTGCGTCACCGCACATGAATGGGCCGGTTTCCGGTTCAGGCCCATGGGGCATTCACACCGTGGCGTGGGGCGAAGGAGGTCTCGGGGGTGGCGTTGGTGGTGGCACAGGAGGTGCCCACGTCGTCGAGCATGGCCGTATCCCATGGCCCTGTGGACGTGGGAAAAGCGAGGCGCCGTATGCGCCTGCAGTTGCGCGACGGCGGCGTGGCGGACGCGGTCATCGACGACGCCGTACTGATCCTTTCCGAACTGCTGAGCAACGCGTGCAAACACGGCAGGCCCCTGGGTGGCGCCCTGGCCGGGGAGGGCGACGTCCGCGCAGCCTGGCAGGTGGATCCCCGCGGCCGGCTCATCGTGGAGGTCACAGACGGTGGAGGCCCGACCCGGCCGGCGCCGGCGACCCCGTCGGTCACCGCGCACGGCGGCCGGGGGCTGAACATCATCACAGCCCTGGCCGAGGACTGGGGTGTACGTGACGAGGTGCCCGGCGAGGTCACGGTATGGGTCGTCGTCCACGACGACGTGTACGACCCGGACGCCGGACACCGGCGCGACGACTTCGCCGCACGGGTGACGACCCCCGCGGTGTCCGAGATGGCCGAGATGACCGAGATGGCCGGCCTGGGGTTCGCGGACGCCTTCGACCGCCTCGACTGACCGGCGCACGTGCGGCGATCCCCACGGCCACCCCGCGTGGCCGTCCACCGCCGGCCCCGTCGGCCGTCTCGCGCGGCCCCGGTCCCGTACCGCTTGTGCGTTGCCCACAGGCGGCACGTCGTCCGCAGGGTCCCTTCGGCCGCGTCGTGAACGACTAGGCTCCCGCCCGTACGAGACGAGCCGTAACCGGGAGACACCCACGATGGCCAAGAAGCGCCCCCAGACCAAGGCCAAGCGCCCGCAGCCCACGGACGGAGCCCGCGCCGCAGGCGCTGACGGGAACTTTCCGGTCGTCGGCGCCCGCGAGCCCTGCCCCTGCGGCAGCGGACGCCGCTACAAGGCCTGCCACGGCCGTGCCGCCGCACACGCCGTGACCGAACTGGTGCAGCGCCCGTTCGAGGGAGTGCCGGGCGAGTGCGACTGGGTGGCACTGCGTGAACTGGTGCCTGCGGCCACCGTCGAACTGCCCCTCAAGGACGGCCTGCCCGACGGCGTCCCGTCGGTCACCCTGGCCACCGTGCTGCCGATGGCCTGGCCCGCGCTGCGCCGTGACGACGGTTCGGTCCTCCTCGGCCTGCAGAACGACACCTCGTCCGGTGACATCAGCCGCGACCTCGCCGACACCCTGCGGCGGGCGCTCACCGCCGCTCCGGGCACACCGGTGCAGGCCCGCCGCGCTCCGGCCGAGGGGCCCCGGCTGCAGGACATCCTCGACCCCGAGGGCACGTTCGAGCCGGTGGTGCACAGCGGCTTCGAGTTCTGGGTCCCCGACCCGGAGACCGCCACCCCGGACGTGACCGCCTCCCTGGAGCGGGCCAACGCGGCGGCCATCCCGACCGTCAAGCTCTCGGGCGTGGACTCCGCGTACTGGTGCGAGACGCCCGAGAAGAACCATCTGCGGTGGGTCATGCCGCACCCCGAGGAGCAACTTCTGGACGCCTTGGCGCGACTGCACGCGGCAGGCCGCTCCTCTCTCGGCGAGGGGACCCGTCTCGTGGGCTCCTTCCGCGCCCACGGACTGACCGTCCCAGTCTGGGACCTGCCCAGCGGGGTCGGGGCCGAGGACGTGGAGAAGCCGGCGGCCGAGTTCGCCGAGCGCCTCGCCGCGGCCCTGGCCACCGACGCCCCGCTCACCGGCGACGAGCGCCGTGCGCGCGGCGGCCTGACCAACCGCCAGGTCACCCTCAGCTGAGGCGCGAGCACACTCCCCGGTCGCGCCGACCGCCCGGTCCACGTGACCGTCTTCATCCACAACTCCCGGTGGAGACAAGCCAGTCGGTGACCGGAAAAGCTGAGATCGAATTTGCTAACAGCCGATCTCTTGTTACCGTTCCAGTAGCCCGGTTGCTGGTGCATCCCCCGTCGCCAGCAACCGGGTCTTCGCTTGGCCGCGCTTCTTCACGCAACGCGGTCGTGCCTCAGCCACCGGTTTCCCCCGGACAGCTGCTCCCGGAGCGCAGGTCGGCAGCGCGACGGCGGCCGACGGCCCTCGTACGGCCTGGTCGGCGAGATCGGTGACTGCGCGCCCCACACGCGCAGTGCCGCGAGAGGCCATCCCGCCGAGGCTCCGCCGGAAACCATGGGGACTCTGCTGCTCAATTCGAGGGAGGGTCACGCACCGCATCCGAGAGGGGCCGGCCGGGGCGCCGGACCGCCTCCCCGCGAGGCCCGTTCCCTGCGCCCCGCCGACAGGCCGGCGTCACTCTCCGCAATTGAGCAACAGAGTCCATGGGGACGACAAAGCCACCGGATGCCGCGCGCGGCGACAGGAAGTAACCGGACCACGCGCTCGTCGGCAGCCACTACATCTCGGGCGCGCTCACGCCCGTACCGGTGAGGGCCTCCACCACGGCGTCCACCACGGCCTCGACGTCGGGAACCCAGGGCGAGGCCGAGCCGGGCAGCGGCGCGCGCTCCCAGCGGACATCGCCCAGGCCGGTGACGGACGGGGGCAGGGCGAGGTAGCCGCCCTCGCCGTGGAAGCGGAGCGAGCCGGGGACGAAGTCCTTGGCGTACAGCAGCTCGCCCAACTGCTCCAGGGAGTACGGCTTGACCAGGATCGCCCAACGGTCCGCCGAGGCGACGACCGGGCCGAGCCGTATGCCGAGCCGGTCGAGGGCGACCAGGGCGCGGGCGGCCGGCGCAGCGGGCAGGGAGACCGCGCAGGGAGCCCTGCCCCCCGTGGCCAGGACGATGGGCGCCGTGGGCCGGTTGCCCCACCACCAGCGCACCATGCGCGCGTCGGTGGTGGCGGCGAGGAGCCCGGGGTCGAAGGGATGCGCGCCCGGCACCGTGCATTCGGGGTCCGGGCAGCCGCAGCGGGACCCGCCCTGCGGATCCGTCGCCACACCCGGGAGTACCGGCCACTGCCAGTCCGAGGCGAAGGTCAGGGCCGCTTCGATCAGCTGGGGCCCCCTGTCGCCTCGCTGGAACAGGAGCCTGCGTCGCCTTCCGAGGATCTCGCGCATGAGCGCTCGTTCCTTTCCGTTGCACGCCTGGCAACACCGTGGTCCACATCACAACATGTGTCGATCACTGCACTGTGCGTACCTGCTGCGCGTACCTGTCGGCGCATCGCACCCCTGCACCGGGCAAAGGGAGCCCCTACGGGCCGAACAAGGACTGCCTCCGCGGCCGCACCACCCATACTGCGTCGACCGGAAGCACGGGGGTGGCGTGGGGGTGGCGAAGTCTGGCGTTTACCGTCGCGCGTGTTTCTCTCCGCCTCCGCCACGGGAGGATGGGGCACGGTCGTCGGTGGTTAAGACGCCCGGATCCGTCGCCAGGTTCCCGGGTGATCCCAACCACCCCTGGCTTTCTCCGAGTACGTACCCATCACGACCGCTGTGACGCTCCGTCGAGCGAGCCCAGTCGACCGCAATCAACCTCCCCTTGAGGCAGTTTCAAGCCAAGTTACCTTATCGGCAAGAGGGCGGGAGTGAAGTCTTTCCGGACTCCCTCCAGCCCCACGGACACCAGTAATCCCCGCAGGACAATGCTGTGCACCTCCTCACGAGAACGTGCACATGTGGAGACACTGCCGGCGACGCAGAACGACATGAGGGCTTGCGATGCTTTTGAACAGTTCGTACCGGCAGGAAAGCCGGACACCATGAACGCCCCGCACCCTGCGAAAGTGGCTGGAATCGATTCAACAGTTCCAGCCCCCGCACAGACTGTCGCGTCCGCTGCTACGGGTACCTCTCCGGCTGCCCCGACAAACCCCCAGAACGCACCGGGCGTGCTCCCGCAGGACCGACTCGCGGGATGGGTCTCCGATCTCACGACCCTCCATGAGCTGACCGCGCACCTGGCCCGCACGAGCTCCCTCGACGAGGCGCTCCGGGAACTGCTGCGCGCCGGTGCCGCCCTGGTGGGCGCCCGACGCGGTCTCGTGGTCCTGGAACCCGCCGACGGTCGCGGACCGGCCACCACAATCGGTCTCGGCCTGACCCGCGCGGATCTCGGCCACATCGAGACGATCCCGCGCAGCGCGGTGCCGTACGGAAGGATCCTCGACGGACTGCCGCCCGGTGCCGACGACGGCATCGCCGTACCCGACCTGCTCGCCGAGAAGGGACTCGACCCCCGACACCGCGAGGTCGCCGCCCGCCTCGGCTACGCCGCGAGCTACACGCTGCCCCTCACCCCCGAGGCCCCGGCAGGCACGGACGCCACACGGACAGCGGAGGCGGCGCGTCGCCTGGGCGCCGCGGTGTGGCTCTACGACGAACCCGCCGAACCGTCAGAACGCCAGCGGCACCTCGTCGGCCTCTACGCCCGTTACGCCGCCGAGCATCTCGCCCGCCTCCTGGAACTCGAGCGCACGCGTGCGTCCATGGCCACCATGTACGAGGAACTCCTCCCCTCGCGCCTGCCCCGGATCCCCGGCGTCCAGCTCGCCGCCCGGCACCGCGCCTCCCCGCACGGCGGCGGCGACTGGTACGACGCGCTGCCACTGCCGGACGCCGCCCTCGGCCTCGCCGTGGGGTCGGTCACCGGGGCCGGGCCGAGCGCGGTCGCCGCGATGGGGCGGTTGCGGGCGGCCCTGCGCGCCTACGCCGTGATGGAAGGCGAGGACCCGGTCGCCGTCCTGTCCGACCTGGAACTGCTGCTGAGAGTCACCGAACCCGCCCGGTCGGCCACCGCGCTGTTCGGTTACTGCGAACCCACGCTGCGCAGGATCACGCTGGCCGGTGCCGGTCACAGTCCGCCGCTGTTGCTCGGCGAGCGCCGTACGGAGTTCGTGGAGACGTCGGTCTCGGCCCCCCTGGGCATGCTCGCCTGCTGGGAGGCGCCGAGCGTGGAGGTTCACGCGGAACCGGGAGAGACGGTCCTGCTCTACACCGACGGGCTGCTGCACCGCACCGGTGACCCCACCGACCGCGCCTTCGCCCGGCTGCACGCGGCTGCCGCCGGGGTGCCCCAGGCGCTGCGCCGCGACCCGGGCGCGATCGCCGACCACATTCTGCGCACCGTGCTGCCCGTGGGTGCTCGGACGACGGACTCCGCGGAGGACGTCGTCCTGCTGGCCGCACGGTTCGAGTAGCCGCACCGCGCAAGGCGGGGCGGGAAGGGGACGATGCCGCGCGGGCAGGAACCGGACAGTCAGGAAGGTGCCGGTTCGAAGCACCCCGTTTCGCGGCATCGGTTCGCGGCATCGGTTCGCGGCCGACTCGGTGCCCGTTTCTGTACTCGTCCCCATGCCCATGCCCATGCCCATGTCCGTGCCCGTGCCCGCTCCCGTACCCGTTTCCGTCGCCCCCCGCGCGCCCTTGGTAACAGGTCCTTCCCCCGGGTGACCGTTTCGCCGGTAACCGTACGATGGGGGAGACCCCCGGCTCGGACGAAACCGACACCCTGGGGGAGGCCCAGAGCCTTACCGAGGAGGATGACCGCTGTGGCAGAAGAGTTCCCGACCGCGTTCGACGAGGCCGCCGGGACGACAGGCCCCGAAGGTCCAAAAGCCGCGGCGGGCCCCGAGAGTGTTGAGGAAGAGCCCGTCAAGCAGCGCAAGAACGGCCTCTACCCCGGTGTGTCCGACGAGCTGGCCGAGAGCATGAAGAGCGGCTGGGCCGACACCGAACTGCACGGTCTCGAGCCGATCCCCCAGGCCACGGAGACCGCCGCCCGCCGTGCCGCGCTGTCCGCGCGCTTCCCGGGCGAGCGCCTGGTCGTCCCCGCGGGCAACCTGAAGACGCGGTCCAACGACACCGAGTACGCCTTCCGCGCGTCGGTCGAGTACACGTACCTCACCGGCAACCAGACCGAGGACGGCGTCCTCGTCCTGGAGCCGACGGCCGACGGCCACCGGGAGACGATCTATCTCCTCCCGCGCTCGAACCGCGAGAACGGCGAGTTCTGGCTGGACGGCCAGGGCGAGCTGTGGGTCGGCCGCCGCCACTCCCTCACCGAGGCCGAGAAGCGGTACGGCATCCCCGCCGCCGACGTGCGCGAACTGGCCGGCGCCCTGCGCGAGGCCAACGGCCCGGTGCGCGTCGTGCGGGGCCACGACGTCGGCATCGAGGCGGCGCTGACCGACAAGGTCACCGCCGAGCGCGACGAGGAGCTGCGGGTCTTCCTCTCCGAGGCTCGGCTGGTCAAGGACGCCTTCGAGATCGGCGAGCTGCAGAAGGCCGTCGACTCCACCGTGCGCGGCTTCGAGGACGTCGTGAAGGTCCTCGACAAAGCCGAGGCCACCAGCGAGCGCTACATCGAGGGCACGTTCTTCCTGCGCGCGCGGATCGAGGGCAACGACGTCGGCTACGGCTCCATCTGCGCCGCCGGCCCGCACGCCACCACCCTGCACTGGGTGCGCAACGACGGCCCGGTCCGCTCCGGCGACCTGCTGCTGCTCGACGCCGGCGTGGAGACACACACGTACTACACGGCGGACGTCACGCGCACGCTGCCGATCGACGGCACGTACAGCACGCTGCAGAAGAAGATCTACGACGCCGTGTACGACGCCCAGGAGGCCGGTATCGCGGCCGTGAGGCCCGGCGCCAAGTACCGCGCCTTCCACGACGCCGCCCAGCGGGTCCTGGCCGAGCGGCTCGTCGAGTGGGGTCTGGCCGAGGGCCCGGTGGAGCGGGTGCTGGAGCTGGGTCTGCAGCGCCGTTGGACGCTGCACGGCACCGGCCACATGCTCGGTCTGGACGTCCACGACTGCGCCGCCGCGCGCACCGAGACGTACGTCGACGGCACCCTGGAGCCGGGCATGGTGCTCACAGTCGAACCGGGTCTGTACTTCCAGGCCGACGACCTGACTGTCCCCGAGGAGTACCGGGGCATCGGCGTCCGCATCGAGGACGACATCCTGGTGACCGAGAACGGCAACCGGAACCTCTCCGCCGCACTGCCCAGGCGCTCGGACGAGGTCGAGGCGTGGATGGCGGCTCTCAAGGGCTGATCACGGCTCGAGAGGTTCTCCAGGTGCTGACGAACCGCTCGAGTGATGGAGTGATCGAGCATGAGCTGATGCGCGTACGCGCACTGCGGCCGGGCACCCGGAAGAGGTGCCCGGCCGCAGTGCGACGGAGGTTCGGTGCGAGCGGGTGGCGGGGTCACACCGCCACCAGCGGCGCGCCCTTCCGCCATTTGAGGATCTTGTCGAAACTCACCACGGCGCCGCCCCGGTCGGGCTTGTTGCCGATGTGGACGTGGTCGGCGAGCTCCTGGATGAGGCAGAGGCCGCGGCCGTGCTCCGCGTCGTACGGCGCGGGGCGGACCGGCGGATGGGCGCGGCCGCCGGCCACGGCGGGAAAGCCGGGGCCCGCGTCGGCGACCTCGATACGGCACTTCTCACCCTCGAGATAGGCGGTCACCCGGTACGCCTCCGCACACCCGCCCCGGACGGTGCCCCCACCGTGCTCGACGGCGTTCGCACAGGCCTCGGTGAGGGCGACGGAGAGGTCGTAGGAGATGTCGGGGTCGACGCCCGCGGTCTCCATCGCGCCGAGAAGGAGGCGACGCGCGAGCGGCACGCTCGCAGCATCACGGCGCAGATGGAGTGACCACCAGATGCTCATGCTCCAGCCTCCTGGCCGCGGCTCGACATACCGTTACCTATTGCCCTGCGTACCCGCTTGTAAGCGTCCCGCTGACGTGATAACCCCCATATGGTGGGTGCGTCATGAGGTCGGCCGGTGTATATGGGACGCCCTGCCACAGAGGTGACCTTCCGGTTGTAGCTCTCCTTGCGGACCTGCCGTACGGCGGCTGGAGGCCCAGTGCGATGATGAGCCCGCCATGACTGCTCCCCACCCGCACACGATGCGCTCCGGACGCGGGCTCCGGATGCCGCGGGCCGCGGTGCTCGCCGCGGTCTGTGTCGTGCTGGCCGGGGCAGGTCACACACTCGCCTCCCACGCCGCCGTTCCGCTGTGGACGCTGGGCGTCGGGTTCCTCGGAATGTTCGTGGCCACGCTGCCGCTCGCCGGACGCGCGCGGTCCCTGCCCGGTATCGCCGCCCTGCTGGCGGTCGGCCAGGTGGTGCTGCACACCGTGTTCGGCATCGGCCAGCACGGCGCCACGGCCCCCGCGAACGTCTCGTCGGCCGCGTCGTCCTCCGTGGCCGGTTCCGTGTCCGACGCCTCGCTGATCGAGCAGGCAGCCCGGCTGATGTGCGGTGCCGGCACTGCGGCCATCAGCCCCGCACAGGCGCAGCGCATCCTCACCGACGCCCGGATCCACCCCGGGAAGACCGGCACGACCGGTACGGAGAGCGCAGTCGGCGGGACCCACGCCGGACACAGCCAGGAGGGCTTCCTGTCCCTGGCCGCGGACCCTTCGGCCACGGGCGCGGCGATGCCGCTGCTGCCGTCCCTGCCGATGCTGCT comes from the Streptomyces sp. KMM 9044 genome and includes:
- a CDS encoding SEC-C domain-containing protein, whose amino-acid sequence is MAKKRPQTKAKRPQPTDGARAAGADGNFPVVGAREPCPCGSGRRYKACHGRAAAHAVTELVQRPFEGVPGECDWVALRELVPAATVELPLKDGLPDGVPSVTLATVLPMAWPALRRDDGSVLLGLQNDTSSGDISRDLADTLRRALTAAPGTPVQARRAPAEGPRLQDILDPEGTFEPVVHSGFEFWVPDPETATPDVTASLERANAAAIPTVKLSGVDSAYWCETPEKNHLRWVMPHPEEQLLDALARLHAAGRSSLGEGTRLVGSFRAHGLTVPVWDLPSGVGAEDVEKPAAEFAERLAAALATDAPLTGDERRARGGLTNRQVTLS
- a CDS encoding glycerophosphodiester phosphodiesterase; this translates as MTHARQRPIQVVAHRGASEDAPEHTLAAYRKAIEDGADALECDVRLTADGHLVCVHDRRVNRTSNGRGAVSALELSDLSTLDFGSWKTRDPLGGRVEEPDWEHRPEDREATSVLTLERLLELVADADRRVELAIETKHPTRWAGQVEERLLLLLKRFGLDDPGSPEESPVRVMSFSPRSLHRVRAVSPTLPTVHLMQFVSPRLREGRLPEGVPIAGPSIRIVRSHPAYVERLKQSGHQVHVWTVNDPQDVDACVGLGVDAIITNRPRAVLDQLDR
- a CDS encoding PP2C family protein-serine/threonine phosphatase, yielding MLCTSSRERAHVETLPATQNDMRACDAFEQFVPAGKPDTMNAPHPAKVAGIDSTVPAPAQTVASAATGTSPAAPTNPQNAPGVLPQDRLAGWVSDLTTLHELTAHLARTSSLDEALRELLRAGAALVGARRGLVVLEPADGRGPATTIGLGLTRADLGHIETIPRSAVPYGRILDGLPPGADDGIAVPDLLAEKGLDPRHREVAARLGYAASYTLPLTPEAPAGTDATRTAEAARRLGAAVWLYDEPAEPSERQRHLVGLYARYAAEHLARLLELERTRASMATMYEELLPSRLPRIPGVQLAARHRASPHGGGDWYDALPLPDAALGLAVGSVTGAGPSAVAAMGRLRAALRAYAVMEGEDPVAVLSDLELLLRVTEPARSATALFGYCEPTLRRITLAGAGHSPPLLLGERRTEFVETSVSAPLGMLACWEAPSVEVHAEPGETVLLYTDGLLHRTGDPTDRAFARLHAAAAGVPQALRRDPGAIADHILRTVLPVGARTTDSAEDVVLLAARFE
- a CDS encoding ATP-binding protein, with the translated sequence MSIWWSLHLRRDAASVPLARRLLLGAMETAGVDPDISYDLSVALTEACANAVEHGGGTVRGGCAEAYRVTAYLEGEKCRIEVADAGPGFPAVAGGRAHPPVRPAPYDAEHGRGLCLIQELADHVHIGNKPDRGGAVVSFDKILKWRKGAPLVAV
- a CDS encoding ATP-binding protein, which produces MGRFPVQAHGAFTPWRGAKEVSGVALVVAQEVPTSSSMAVSHGPVDVGKARRRMRLQLRDGGVADAVIDDAVLILSELLSNACKHGRPLGGALAGEGDVRAAWQVDPRGRLIVEVTDGGGPTRPAPATPSVTAHGGRGLNIITALAEDWGVRDEVPGEVTVWVVVHDDVYDPDAGHRRDDFAARVTTPAVSEMAEMTEMAGLGFADAFDRLD
- a CDS encoding bifunctional DNA primase/polymerase; translation: MREILGRRRRLLFQRGDRGPQLIEAALTFASDWQWPVLPGVATDPQGGSRCGCPDPECTVPGAHPFDPGLLAATTDARMVRWWWGNRPTAPIVLATGGRAPCAVSLPAAPAARALVALDRLGIRLGPVVASADRWAILVKPYSLEQLGELLYAKDFVPGSLRFHGEGGYLALPPSVTGLGDVRWERAPLPGSASPWVPDVEAVVDAVVEALTGTGVSAPEM
- a CDS encoding aminopeptidase P family protein, coding for MTAVAEEFPTAFDEAAGTTGPEGPKAAAGPESVEEEPVKQRKNGLYPGVSDELAESMKSGWADTELHGLEPIPQATETAARRAALSARFPGERLVVPAGNLKTRSNDTEYAFRASVEYTYLTGNQTEDGVLVLEPTADGHRETIYLLPRSNRENGEFWLDGQGELWVGRRHSLTEAEKRYGIPAADVRELAGALREANGPVRVVRGHDVGIEAALTDKVTAERDEELRVFLSEARLVKDAFEIGELQKAVDSTVRGFEDVVKVLDKAEATSERYIEGTFFLRARIEGNDVGYGSICAAGPHATTLHWVRNDGPVRSGDLLLLDAGVETHTYYTADVTRTLPIDGTYSTLQKKIYDAVYDAQEAGIAAVRPGAKYRAFHDAAQRVLAERLVEWGLAEGPVERVLELGLQRRWTLHGTGHMLGLDVHDCAAARTETYVDGTLEPGMVLTVEPGLYFQADDLTVPEEYRGIGVRIEDDILVTENGNRNLSAALPRRSDEVEAWMAALKG